From the genome of Sphingopyxis sp. DBS4:
GGCGGGCTTCGGTTCGCTCCCCGCCGTGCTCGACGCGCTGGAAGGCGCGGTCGCGGGCAAGGCGTTCGTCGCCGGCGATCGCTTCAGCGCCGCCGACGTCTATGTCGGCAGCCAGATCGACTGGGGCCTGCAGTTCGGCACCATCCCCTCGCGCCCGGCGTTCGAGGCCTATGTCGCCCCCTTGCGCGAGCGCGCAGGCTACAAGCGCGCGAAGGCGATCGACAATGCGCTGATCGCCGAGATGCAGGCGGCGAACCCGGCCTGAGCGGTCAAAGGCAAGAGGCCGGAGGCGAAGGGGACGGCGATGAGATGAGAAACTGCCGTTCAAACAAGCCGGGGAGCAAGCGCGGCGATCAATTTTCGCGCTTCGTCCCTTTCATCCTCGGAAATGAAGGTCGATCCCACGGCTGACACAAGGCACCGTAATGCCAAGAACGGATTGGCCCTTACGCCCTCGCCGTCGATATAGCATTTCGCCAAATCCAGTTGCGCGCTTCCATCGCCGGCTTGTGCGGCTCGCTGGAACCACCGGAACGTCAAACGTCTATTGCCTGCCTCTCTGTAGAGAATGGCGATATTGTTGGCCGCAACGCATGAATGGCTTCGACGCCATGCTCTCCGATAGAGCTTCATGGCTCGCGGCTTGTCGGGCGCGACCCCCAAGCCCTGGTCGTAGATATAGGCCAGGCGCGTCAAGCACTCGACGCTTCCCAAATCCGCGCCGCGCTCGAACGAAGCACGCGCCAGATCGAAGTTGCCGCCTTCCTCCGCGGCATCGGCCAAACGGAACAGGAGATCGGTATCCGCCATCCGCGCATTCTGGCTTGTTAACCCCGTGTCGGCAATCGGGCAGTTCCAGCCATTCGCCGCTCGGGGCTTGACCCGTGACCGCGCTTTCTGCGCGCATTGGCCGAGAGCAAGGATGTCCGATCGCGGTTGAAACTGCGACCCGCGCCCAAAGAAAAAGCCCGGCGGCGAGTGGAGCAAGATGCTCTCAAGGGGTAAATCGGGGGGTCAGAAGACCTTCATGGATCAGGCGGAGCATTTGCCGTCCGTCGTGGCCAGGCACGATTATCAAATCCGGATTCTGCCGCGCCAAATCATGGATGGCTATCGTCTGGGCCATCACGGCCGGGCGATCGTCGTGGGTCTGGTCGCCATACCAATCCGTGACATATCGCGACCGGATTCGTTTCAGCGTGACGTTGTCCAGAAGCGAGGTCGTATCGCCAGTGAACAGATATTCGCGGCCATCGGCGCGCCGGACATATACCATCTGCGACCCGCTGGTGTGGCCCGGGGCCTTGATGAGAACCACGCCCGGCGCCAGCGCATGAAGCCGGTCATAGGAGAGGGGATGAAAGTTCAGCGCCGCAAGGTCGGGCCAATGCAACGGTAGGCTG
Proteins encoded in this window:
- a CDS encoding tetratricopeptide repeat protein; this encodes MADTDLLFRLADAAEEGGNFDLARASFERGADLGSVECLTRLAYIYDQGLGVAPDKPRAMKLYRRAWRRSHSCVAANNIAILYREAGNRRLTFRWFQRAAQAGDGSAQLDLAKCYIDGEGVRANPFLALRCLVSAVGSTFISEDERDEARKLIAALAPRLV